A DNA window from Trichosurus vulpecula isolate mTriVul1 chromosome 2, mTriVul1.pri, whole genome shotgun sequence contains the following coding sequences:
- the PLEKHB1 gene encoding pleckstrin homology domain-containing family B member 1 produces MALVKAGWLWRQSSILRRWKRNWFVLWLDGTLGYYKDDSLEEEEDRVLIRFNCREVKTGQECPEVQLPEGRNRDSLLMVYLRDGPRLVLCAENKDEALAWKSALLEANSTPVRIYDPYDDYYQMVPPNAHDATYIRTGYYGPPYGAPGVTHVILRDSPYYGRDTGGDIAMGMLAGAATGAALGSLMWMPCWF; encoded by the exons ATGGCCCTGGTGAAGGCCGGCTGGCTCTGGAGGCAGA GCTCCATCCTTCGACGTTGGAAGCGGAACTGGTTCGTTCTGTGGCTGGATGGCACCCTAGGCTACTACAAGGACGACagcctggaggaggaggaagaccgAGTGCTAATCCGGTTCAATTGCCGAGAGGTGAAGACTGGACAGGAGTGCCCGG AGGTACAACTGCCCGAAGGCCGGAACCGGGACTCTCTCCTGATGGTGTACCTGAGGGATGGCCCCCGCCTGGTACTATGTGCTGAGAATAAGGATGAGGCTTT AGCATGGAAGAGTGCCCTCCTAGAAGCGAACTCCACCCCG GTACGCATCTATGACCCCTACGATGACTATTACCAGATGGTGCCACCCAATGCCCATGATGCCACCTACATCCGCACTGGCTACTATGGGCCCCCGTATGGAG CTCCAGGAGTGACCCACGTCATCCTGCGTGACTCACCATActatggcagagatactgggggtGACATCGCTATGGGCATGTTGGCTGGAGCTGCCACAGGCGCAGCCCTGGGTTCCCTCATGTGGATGCCCTGCTGGTTCTGA